The segment TACGAGTGCGCTGATGATGCCGGTCGAACTCGACGTGCGACTGTTCGACGAACTCGACAGACTCCTGGGGGAGTTCGAGCCAACGACGCCCCAGTCGGTTGTCGAGGAACTTCGCCGTCTCGGCGAGAAAGGCGGCACGGAGGGCACCGCGGCGTCCGTCGGCCACGACTTAGCGACCGACCGCTGTCTCGTGGTCGACACCGAGGAATCGTACGCAGACGACGCGCTGGTCGAACTCGCCCGCGAGGGTGCAGTCGACTACGTCGTCACGAACGACCGCCCGCTACGCGACCGGGTCCTCGAAGCGCGGAGACCGGTAATTGCATTACGCGGGAGAAACAAGTTGGCAGTAACTCAACCATAGATGTACAAACGGGCTAGATTAACTGACACCGTCGAAGTACCGCCAGCAGAGCTGGGCGACGTTTCGCCCCAGCTCGTCAAGCGACTGCTCCAGGACAAACTGGAGGGACGAATGGACGAGGAAGTCGGCAGCGTCGTCTCCGTCACCGAGGTTCACGATATCGGCGAGGGGACCGTTTTGCCGAACGAACCCGGCGTCTACTACGAAGCCGAGTTCGACGCGATCACGTTCGACCCGCAGATGCAGGAAGTCGTCGACGGCACCGTCGTCGAGGTCGTCGAGTTCGGTGCCTTCATCGGCATCGGCCCCGTCGACGGACTGCTCCACGTCTCGCAGATCAGCGACGAGTACCTCGCGTTCGACGCCGAGAATCAGCAACTCGCGTCGAACGAATCGAATCGCACGCTCGGCGTCGACGACGCCGTCCGCGCGCGCATCGTCACCAAGAGCATCGACGAGCGCAATCCGCGGGACTCGAAGATTGGCCTGACCGCCAAACAGCCCGGCCTCGGGAAACACGGCTGGCTGCAGGAAGACCGAGAGCAACGCGAAGAAGCCGCGGCGGGTGAGTGACGATGGCGTCGAACCGTCTCGTCTGTCGCGAGTGCCACCGGGTCAACGACGCCGACGCCGAGACCTGCGAAAGCTGCGCCTCGTCGTCGCTGACCGAGGACTGGGCCGGTTACGTCGTCATCGCCCACCCTCAGGAAAGTCAGATCGCAACGGAGATGCAGGTCACCGAACCCGGCGCGTACGCGCTCAAAGTCCGGTGATCCGTTCGTCCCGTGACTCCTGGCGATCCCGACCCCGACGATGCAGAGCGAGACCGAACTGACGCGGAGAGCGCCGACGAAACCGAATCCGTTCCTCCGAGCACTACCGACTCGAGCAGCGATGCCCAGGCTTCACTTTCGCTTCCCGTCGAGGCTCGAGGCGACCTCAAAGACCCCTTCGGACCGATCGAGACCGACGCCGACATCTTGCTGTCGTCGGTTTCCGGCCCGTTGATCGCCATCGGCGACGTCGTTACCTATCACCTGCTGCAGGCCGGCCGCCAGCCGGACGTCTCGCTGGTCGACGGCCGAACCAAACGCAGCGCGGT is part of the Halostagnicola kamekurae genome and harbors:
- the spt4 gene encoding transcription elongation factor subunit Spt4, which gives rise to MASNRLVCRECHRVNDADAETCESCASSSLTEDWAGYVVIAHPQESQIATEMQVTEPGAYALKVR
- a CDS encoding PIN domain-containing protein, producing the protein MASRVALDTSALMMPVELDVRLFDELDRLLGEFEPTTPQSVVEELRRLGEKGGTEGTAASVGHDLATDRCLVVDTEESYADDALVELAREGAVDYVVTNDRPLRDRVLEARRPVIALRGRNKLAVTQP
- a CDS encoding DNA-directed RNA polymerase; protein product: MYKRARLTDTVEVPPAELGDVSPQLVKRLLQDKLEGRMDEEVGSVVSVTEVHDIGEGTVLPNEPGVYYEAEFDAITFDPQMQEVVDGTVVEVVEFGAFIGIGPVDGLLHVSQISDEYLAFDAENQQLASNESNRTLGVDDAVRARIVTKSIDERNPRDSKIGLTAKQPGLGKHGWLQEDREQREEAAAGE